CTGCGGCGCAGGGAGGTCTTGATGACCGAGCCGACGGCCCCCGGCTGGCCCTCGATCTGCGAGAAGGCGGCCCGCTCGGCGCGGCGGCCGAGCACGATGAGCAGCACGAGCACGCCGCCGAGCAGGCCCACGAGGACGTAGAGGATGATCCCGATCACGTTGCCCGCCGAGAGCAGGAACGCGAGCGCGAGGCCCACCCCGAGGGGGACGAGGAACGCGGCGAGCAGGTACCAGATGGTCAGCGAGTCGTATCGCTGGGTCATCTTGAAGACCTGCCACATCTGCTTGATGCGACCGGGCTCCTTGGCGGCGGGGGCGGTGGTGCGGGCCATGGTGTCGAGGATACCCGTCAGCCGGACGCCTCAGGACACCGCCCGTCGAGACGCGGCCGGCTCCGCCGGGCGCTCCTCAGGACACCGCCTGCGCGAAGCCGAGCTCGGCGTCCGCGAGGTGCTGCAGCTCCTCGGGGATGTCGCGTCCCTTCGCCATCATCGAGCGCGCCCAGAGCCGGCCGGCGCGATAGCTCGAGCGCACGAGGGGCCCCGCGAGCACGCCGAGGAATCCGAGCGACTCGGCCTCCTCCTTGATCTCGACGAACTCCTCGGGGCGCACCCAGCGGGCCACCGGCAGATGGCGGGGGCTCGGCCGCAGGTACTGCGTGACCGTGATGATGTCGGTGCCCGCCTCCCGCAGGTCGACGAGCGCCTCGCTGATCTCGCGCCGCTCCTCGCCCATGCCGAGGATGAGGTTCGACTTCGTGATGAGCCCGGCATCCCGGCCCGCGGTGATCACGCCGAGCGAGCGCTCGTAGCGGAAGGCCGGCCGAATGCGCTTGAAGATCCGCGGCACGGTCTCGACGTTGTGCGCGAAGACCTCGGGGCGGCTCGAGAACACCTCGGCGAGGTGGTCCGGGTTGCCGGAGAAGTCGGTCGCGAGGATCTCCACCCCCGTGCCCGGGTTCGCCGCGTGGATCGCGCGCACCGTCTCGGCATGGAGCCAGGCCCCCTCGTCGGGGAGGTCGTCCCGCGCGACGCCGGTGACGGTCGCGTAGCGCAGGCCCATCGACGTGACCGACTCGGCGACGCGACGCGGCTCGTCCGTGTCGTAGTCGGCGGGCTTGCCGGTGTCGATCTGGCAGAAGTCGCAGCGGCGCGTGCACTGGCTGCCGCCGATGAGGAAGGTCGCCTCGCGGTCCTCCCAGCACTCGAAGATGTTCGGGCAGCCGGCCTCCTGGCACACCGTGTGCAGGTCCTCGCTCTTCACCAGCTGCTGGAGGCTCGTGTACTCCGGCCCCATCTTCGCCCGGGTCTTGATCCACTCCGGCTTCCGCTCGATCGGCGTCTGCGCGTTGCGGACCTCGAGGCGGAGGAGCTTGCGTCCGGAGGGCTCGGCGCTCACGCGATCACCGCCGTCCGCGTCGGGGCCACGACGATCGGCTCGAAGAGCCGCTGGACGATCGGCGCGACCTCCTCGGGCGTCACGGTGCGGCCGAGCTCACGGCTGATGCTCGTCGTGCCCGCATCGGCGAGCCCGCAGGCGACGATGTGCCGATAGGGGGCGTCGTCGTTGCTGCAGTTGAGCGCGAAGCCGTGCATCGTCGTGCTCTCGGCGACGCGGATCCCGATCGCGGCGATCTTGTCGCGGCCACGCAGCCACACGCCGCTCCGGCCCTCCACCTGCTCGCCTCGGATGCCCAGCTCGCCGAGCACGGCCAGGAGCAGCTCCTCGAGGCGCCGCACGTAGGCGACGACGTCGATCGGATCGGGGAGGCGGAGGATCGGGTATCCGACGAGCTGGCCCGGCCCATGCCAGGTGATCTTGCCGCCCCGGTCGACGTCGACGACGGGGGCGCCGTCGTCGGGCCGCTCATGGGCCTCGGTGCGCTTGCCCGCGGTGTAGACCGAGGGGTGCTCGAGGAGGATGACGGTATCTGGCGCCCGGCCGCTCGCCACCTCGGCGTGCAGAGCACGCTGGTCGGCGAGGGCCGTCAAGTACGGCACGGAGTTGGCGCTTAGCCCCGTGACGACGTAGTCGACCACGCGTCGAGTCTACGCATGGTGCGGGCCGCGCGCCGTCCTCAACAGGGCGCGGCGCGGCCCGGTCGTCCACAGTCGGGCGGTCGACGGGATCGCCCGCGCCCGACAGGGGAGAGGATCGCGTCATGAGCATGCAGCAGACCCCGATGCGGCCGGGGCCGGAGACCGCGGGGTGTCGTCCGGTGCGCCGGCTGTCGGGCGACGAGCGCTGGCTCGTCGACGCGGCGGCGAGCTCGCCGCCGCAGCTCGTCGAGGTCCGTCGGGTGACCGATCGCGACGCCGTCGGCGACTGGGCGCGGGCGGCGACCCGGGTGTCGCACCCGCACCTCCCCGCGCTCCATGATCTGGCGGATGCTGGCGAGGGCGGCGTCGCCGTCGTCACCCGAGCGGCTCCCGGCTGGAGCGTCGCCGAGCTGCTCGAGCGCCGGGCCGGGCTCGACGCGGGGGAGCTCGTGACCATCTGCGCCCCCATCCTCGACGCGCTCGGCACCATGCACGCCGCGGGCGTCGTGGCGCGCGGCGTCACCGCCGAGCGGATCCGCTTCGATGCACGCGGAACGCCGCTCCTCGATCCGCTGCCGGGCATCCTCGCGCTCCCGGCGGGGCTCACGCCCGCGGCGATCGACGCGCGCAGCGAGGTCGTCGCCGATCGCGCTGAGGCGATGCAGCTCGTCGAGCGGCTCGCCGACCGCCTCCCGGTGCGGGAGGCGGCGCTCGTGCGCGTCGCGGTCGAGTCGAGCGCGGGGGTCCCGGCCCACAAGCAGCTCGCCGATCTCGCCGCCCGGCTGTTCGCGCTCGCGCCGGGATCGCCCGTGCACCTCGACGAGGACCCGGCCGGCTCCGCGCCCGAGCCGCTGGGCCCGCGAGGTCGCGCGGACGTGACGCGGAACGCGCCCGTCGCTCCCGCGGCGCGCGCGGGGCTGGCGGGCGCCGTCGACCCGATGCTGGTCATGCTCGCCGAGGCGGTGCCGAGTGGCGCGTCGCTCCGGGGCGCGGTCCGCGCCCGCTGGTCCGCGCTCGATCCGCGTCGACGGCGGATCGCGGTCGCCGCGGCAGCCGGAGCGGCCGCGGCGATCCTCGCGGTGCTCCTCATCCCGGCTGAGCCGCCCCCGAGCACCTCGGAGGCATCGCGGCCGACTGAATCGAGCCTCGAGTCGTCGGGTGGCGCCGCGCCGGGCGGTGCCCGGCCGTCCGCGAGCCCGGCGCCGGCCGGCGGCGAGACGGCCGCGGTCGAGGGCGATGACCCGCTCGCCGCGGCCCCGGTGCTGCTGGCGACCCGCGAGCGCTGCCTCCGGGATCGGTCGATCGCGTGCTTGGAGGCCGTGCTGCAGCCGGGCTCCGTGCAGTGGCACCGCGACCGCGAGCTCCTCGAGGCGATCGACCGCGGTGGTGGCGTCGACGACGCGTCGGTCTCGACGCCGTGGGACCCGAGCACGGCGCGGGCCGTCGACCGCGTCGGCGACCTCGCGCTGCTCGCGACGGGGCCGGAGACGCCGACGGCCTCGCTCCTCGTGATGAGGAGCGAGGCCGGCTGGCGGATCCGGGAGATCGTCCCGGGCGCGGGGGCGGACCCGGGCTAGAGGCCGAGGACCCCCGCGAAGTCGCCGCCCTCGAGGCGCGTCTTGACGGCCGTGAGGAAGCGGGCGGCGTCCGCGCCATCCACGATGCGGTGATCGTAGGAGAGCGCGAGGTAGACCATCGAGCGGATCGCGATGACATCCGAGCCGTCGACCGACTGCACGACCGGCTTCTTCGTGACGATGCCCGTGCCGAGGATCGCGACCTGCGGGAGGAACACCACCGGGGTGTCGAAGAGCGCGCCCCGTGACCCCGTGTTCGTCACCGTGAAGGTGCCGCCCGCGAGCTCGTCCGGCTTGAGCTTGTTCTCGCGCGTGCGCTCGGCGAGGTCCGCGATCTGCGTCGCGATGCCGGCGAGGTCGAGGTCGCCCGCGTTCTTCACGACCGGGGTCAGCAGCCCGCGCTCGGTGTCGACCGCCATGCTGATGTTCTCGTGATCCGGGTAGACGATGCTGTCGCCGTCGATCGTCGCGTTGATGATCGGGAAGGCGCGGAGCGCCTCGGCCGCGGCGAGCGTGAAGAACGGCAGGAAGGAGAGCTTCGCGCCGGTCTTCTCGTGGAACGCCGCCTTGTGCTGGTCGCGGAAGGCCGCGACCTTCGTGACGTCCACCTCGACGACCGAGGTGAGCTGCGCGCTCG
The Homoserinibacter sp. YIM 151385 DNA segment above includes these coding regions:
- the lipA gene encoding lipoyl synthase; translated protein: MSAEPSGRKLLRLEVRNAQTPIERKPEWIKTRAKMGPEYTSLQQLVKSEDLHTVCQEAGCPNIFECWEDREATFLIGGSQCTRRCDFCQIDTGKPADYDTDEPRRVAESVTSMGLRYATVTGVARDDLPDEGAWLHAETVRAIHAANPGTGVEILATDFSGNPDHLAEVFSSRPEVFAHNVETVPRIFKRIRPAFRYERSLGVITAGRDAGLITKSNLILGMGEERREISEALVDLREAGTDIITVTQYLRPSPRHLPVARWVRPEEFVEIKEEAESLGFLGVLAGPLVRSSYRAGRLWARSMMAKGRDIPEELQHLADAELGFAQAVS
- the lipB gene encoding lipoyl(octanoyl) transferase LipB, with translation MVDYVVTGLSANSVPYLTALADQRALHAEVASGRAPDTVILLEHPSVYTAGKRTEAHERPDDGAPVVDVDRGGKITWHGPGQLVGYPILRLPDPIDVVAYVRRLEELLLAVLGELGIRGEQVEGRSGVWLRGRDKIAAIGIRVAESTTMHGFALNCSNDDAPYRHIVACGLADAGTTSISRELGRTVTPEEVAPIVQRLFEPIVVAPTRTAVIA